The Lathyrus oleraceus cultivar Zhongwan6 chromosome 5, CAAS_Psat_ZW6_1.0, whole genome shotgun sequence genome includes the window TACAATAAATTCATCATACATCTGGGATCATTGTGTTGTGCTGAAGCTTACAAAGAACATGCGACTCCAACAAGCCGGCAATACTTCAAGTACATCTGAATTAGAATTGTTTTCTAATTGGATATTAAAAGTTGGCGATGGGAAATTGGAAGAACCTAACGATGGTTACACGGATATTCCTATTCCAAATGATTTCTTAATTTCTAACTATGATGATCCACTAGAAGCCATTGTTAGTGAAACATATCCGAATTTTCTTAACAATTACAAGAATCCAGAATTTTTGCAATCAAGAGCTATATTGGCAGGAACAATTGAAACGGTTGACATCATAAATCAATACGCTTTGGGATTCATACCAGGTATGCGTTATCCATTGTAAACATATTTATAGATACATTCATATATTTATATGTACTAACATAGATTTATAataacaaaatttcaaaaaatttcccaaaGGTGAAGAAAAGGAATATTGAAGTTTAGATTCTGTAGACACTTTTGACGGTGAAGGAAATGAAGCTTTTGATGTTTTGACCCCAGAATTTTTGAATAAACTTACAACTTCCGGTCTACCTAACCACAAGATTAAATTGAAGATTGGGACCCCTATTATGTTGCTCCGAAACATTGATCAACCTGAAGGTCTCTGCAATGGAACAAGGCTTATAGTTACAAGATTGGCAAACCACATTATCGAGGCAAAGATTATATTTGGAAAGAATATTGGAGGGGTTATCTATATTCCAAGAATGGATATGACTCCAACACAATCTCCGTGGCCATTCAAAATGACTAGAAGGCAATTTCCCATAACTATATGTTATGCTATGACAATTAACAAATCTCAAGGTCAGTCATTGGATTATGTTGGATTGTATTTGCCTAGAAGTGTATTTAGTCATGGTCAACTATATGTTGCAATATCAAGGGTCAAAAGCAAAAAAGGGCTTAAGATATTAATCCATGACAAGGATAACCATCCATTGAATTCTACAACAAACGTCGTGttcaaagaagtttttgaaaacttATAGAACGTAAGTTTTTCATTAGTTATATTATATCAAGAAATGTCGTTGTTTATTATTAGAATTTTATTGAATGAGTTGTATAAAATAtacattatgttttaacatttgtttatatggatgtaattgttttttacagggtaatgaatcatcacttcctaaaaggttgcgggcaggttttgtataaacccagtgttataaggaccaaagaattgtacgaagttaaatcatttttgttgctggacttatttctcacaattttaactaaaattgtgaatcttttgtttcaatatcttttgttgcattaaaccttactgtatcaattgcaattaatttcaacatttggtagtattcattactatattttaaaacaaatgaggttctggtatttcttttacatggtttatgtattttggttaaataatcatttattatgaaggttaatatttgcgcttttatacctcaaattagtaacagattggaaaatttcatccattactaaataaatatatttttatttcttatgtccaaaatctcaatgataaatggaatgtttattcataacattaacaatggaatgtttattatatatcaatataccaataaattgtaaaaatatttttgtattatattttttgattatttccttaatatagtatacaaaaaaattaagcaaattatattactataaattaataatgttttactttattatgtctcaaactggaaaaagttatttgtggaaattttttgaacccatttattgatcatttcacatcaaaaaaaactcttatgcaataaatttgtgtacgttgatccaaccatatatatatatatatatatatatatatatatatatatatatatatatatatatatatatataatatatatatatatatatatatatatatatatatatatatatatatatatataaacaaaaaaatatattatatttta containing:
- the LOC127082353 gene encoding uncharacterized protein LOC127082353, which encodes MRLQQAGNTSSTSELELFSNWILKVGDGKLEEPNDGYTDIPIPNDFLISNYDDPLEAIVSETYPNFLNNYKNPEFLQSRAILAGTIETVDIINQYALGFIPGNEAFDVLTPEFLNKLTTSGLPNHKIKLKIGTPIMLLRNIDQPEGLCNGTRLIVTRLANHIIEAKIIFGKNIGGVIYIPRMDMTPTQSPWPFKMTRRQFPITICYAMTINKSQGQSLDYVGLYLPRSVFSHGQLYVAISRVKSKKGLKILIHDKDNHPLNSTTNVVFKEVFENL